From Drosophila virilis strain 15010-1051.87 chromosome X, Dvir_AGI_RSII-ME, whole genome shotgun sequence, the proteins below share one genomic window:
- the sgg gene encoding protein kinase shaggy isoform X5, which produces MSGRPRTSSFAEGNKQSPSLVLGGVKTCSRDGSKITTVVATPGQGTDRVQEVSYTDTKVIGNGSFGVVFQAKLCDTGELVAIKKVLQDRRFKNRELQIMRRLEHCNIVKLLYFFYSSGEKRDEVFLNLVLEYIPETVYKVARQYAKTKQTIPINFIRLYMYQLFRSLAYIHSLGICHRDIKPQNLLLDPETAVLKLCDFGSAKQLLHGEPNVSYICSRYYRAPELIFGAINYTTKIDVWSAGCVLAELLLGQPIFPGDSGVDQLVEVIKVLGTPTREQIREMNPNYTEFKFPQIKSHPWQKVFRIRTPTEAINLVSQLLEYTPSARITPLKACAHPFFDELRMEGNHTLPNGRDMPPLFNFTEHELSIQPSLVPQLLPKHLQNAAHTTGANRASAGGAAPAAASGSTSVSSTGSGASADGAAQSQQQQQAPASAAVGAASAVAGGAPNVGVQGNNSSSNSGNATAVASAVASAPNAQQSNAPATVAGGGGGGGGGSGGGVAAAATAAGAIATSNAGGANITGSQSNSALNSSASGNGVAEGSAAGDEEGGGGGGGGGDDGGSSNGSGDNDAAPAEADATSAGTSG; this is translated from the exons GTCGTGATGGTTCCAAAATTACAACAGTCGTTGCAACGCCTGGCCAAGGCACCGATCGGGTTCAAGAAGTTTCCTATACAGATACAAAAGTTATCGGCAATGGCAGCTTTGGGGTCGTCTTTCAGGCGAAACTGTGCGACACCGGCGAATTGGTTgcaatcaaaaaagttttacaagACAGACGATTTAAG AACCGTGAATTGCAAATAATGCGCAGATTGGAGCATTGTAACATTGTAAAACTTTTATACTTTTTCTATTCGAGCGGTGAAAAG CGAGATGAAGTATTTTTGAATTTAGTCCTCGAATATATACCAGAAACTGTATACAAAGTGGCACGTCAATATGCCAAAACCAAGCAGACGATACCAATCAACTTTATACGG CTCTATATGTATCAATTGTTCAGAAGCTTGGCATACATTCATTCGCTGGGCATTTGCCATCGTGATATCAAGCCGCAGAACCTGCTGCTCGACCCGGAAACGGCCGTACTCAAGTTGTGCGATTTTGGCAGCgccaagcagctgctgcacggTGAGCCGAATGTCTCGTATATCTGCTCCCGGTATTATCGGGCCCCCGAGCTCATATTTGGCGCCATCAACTATACAACTAAGATCG ACGTGTGGAGTGCCGGTTGCGTTTTGGCCGAACTGCTTTTGGGACAACCCATATTTCCCGGCGATTCTGGTGTCGATCAACTGGTCGAGGTGATCAAAGTTTTGGGCACACCGACAAGAGAACAAATACGCGAAATGAATCCAAACTATACGGAATTCAAATTTCCGCAGATTAAAAGTCATCCATGGCAGAAA GTTTTCCGTATACGCACTCCGACAGAAGCTATCAACTTGGTGTCGCAGCTGCTCGAGTACACGCCCAGCGCCCGCATCACGCCGCTCAAGGCCTGTGCACATCCGTTCTTCGATGAGCTGCGCATGGAGGGCAATCACACCTTGCCCAATGGCCGCGACATGCCGCCACTATTTAACTTTACAGAGCATG AACTCTCGATACAGCCTAGCTTAGTGCCACAGTTGTTGCCAAAGCATCTGCAGAATGCAGCACACACAACCGGTGCTAATCGCGCCTCGGCCGGCGGTGCAGCACCCGCCGCGGCCAGTGGCTCAACCAGCGTCTCCTCAACGGGCAGCGGTGCGTCCGCTGATGGTGCCGCTCAgtcacagcaacagcaacaggcgcCCGCATCAGCAGCAGTAGGAGCTGCCAGTGCAGTTGCCGGTGGCGCCCCAAACGTTGGCGTTcagggcaacaacagcagcagcaacagtggtAATGCAACTGCCGTCGCATCTGCTGTTGCATCGGCTCCAAATGCGCAGCAATCAAATGCGCCAGCAACTGTCGccggcggtggtggcggcggcggcggtggtagCGGTGGTGGCGTTgcggcagctgccacagcagcCGGCGCAATTGCCACAAGCAATGCTGGTGGCGCCAACATAACAG GCTCGCAGTCGAACAGCGCCTTgaacagcagcgccagcggcaATGGTGTGGCTGAAGGCAGCGCTGCAGGTGACGAGGagggtggtggtggtggtggtggtggaggTGATgatggcggcagcagcaatggcagcggcGACAACGACGCAGCACCAGCAGAAGCTGACGCAACGTCAGCCGGCACATCGGGTTAG
- the sgg gene encoding protein kinase shaggy isoform X4, whose product MSGRPRTSSFAEGNKQSPSLVLGGVKTCSRDGSKITTVVATPGQGTDRVQEVSYTDTKVIGNGSFGVVFQAKLCDTGELVAIKKVLQDRRFKNRELQIMRRLEHCNIVKLLYFFYSSGEKRDEVFLNLVLEYIPETVYKVARQYAKTKQTIPINFIRLYMYQLFRSLAYIHSLGICHRDIKPQNLLLDPETAVLKLCDFGSAKQLLHGEPNVSYICSRYYRAPELIFGAINYTTKIDVWSAGCVLAELLLGQPIFPGDSGVDQLVEVIKVLGTPTREQIREMNPNYTEFKFPQIKSHPWQKVFRIRTPTEAINLVSQLLEYTPSARITPLKACAHPFFDELRMEGNHTLPNGRDMPPLFNFTEHELSIQPSLVPQLLPKHLQNAAHTTGANRASAGGAAPAAASGSTSVSSTGSGASADGAAQSQQQQQAPASAAVGAASAVAGGAPNVGVQGNNSSSNSGNATAVASAVASAPNAQQSNAPATVAGGGGGGGGGSGGGVAAAATAAGAIATSNAGGANITVESHLCNSHNPSSLTKTQRKIRSQTAQAYQDQKQKQDQIQVQQDEIETPIATIYRSRPKPNFDSLRGQVATQN is encoded by the exons GTCGTGATGGTTCCAAAATTACAACAGTCGTTGCAACGCCTGGCCAAGGCACCGATCGGGTTCAAGAAGTTTCCTATACAGATACAAAAGTTATCGGCAATGGCAGCTTTGGGGTCGTCTTTCAGGCGAAACTGTGCGACACCGGCGAATTGGTTgcaatcaaaaaagttttacaagACAGACGATTTAAG AACCGTGAATTGCAAATAATGCGCAGATTGGAGCATTGTAACATTGTAAAACTTTTATACTTTTTCTATTCGAGCGGTGAAAAG CGAGATGAAGTATTTTTGAATTTAGTCCTCGAATATATACCAGAAACTGTATACAAAGTGGCACGTCAATATGCCAAAACCAAGCAGACGATACCAATCAACTTTATACGG CTCTATATGTATCAATTGTTCAGAAGCTTGGCATACATTCATTCGCTGGGCATTTGCCATCGTGATATCAAGCCGCAGAACCTGCTGCTCGACCCGGAAACGGCCGTACTCAAGTTGTGCGATTTTGGCAGCgccaagcagctgctgcacggTGAGCCGAATGTCTCGTATATCTGCTCCCGGTATTATCGGGCCCCCGAGCTCATATTTGGCGCCATCAACTATACAACTAAGATCG ACGTGTGGAGTGCCGGTTGCGTTTTGGCCGAACTGCTTTTGGGACAACCCATATTTCCCGGCGATTCTGGTGTCGATCAACTGGTCGAGGTGATCAAAGTTTTGGGCACACCGACAAGAGAACAAATACGCGAAATGAATCCAAACTATACGGAATTCAAATTTCCGCAGATTAAAAGTCATCCATGGCAGAAA GTTTTCCGTATACGCACTCCGACAGAAGCTATCAACTTGGTGTCGCAGCTGCTCGAGTACACGCCCAGCGCCCGCATCACGCCGCTCAAGGCCTGTGCACATCCGTTCTTCGATGAGCTGCGCATGGAGGGCAATCACACCTTGCCCAATGGCCGCGACATGCCGCCACTATTTAACTTTACAGAGCATG AACTCTCGATACAGCCTAGCTTAGTGCCACAGTTGTTGCCAAAGCATCTGCAGAATGCAGCACACACAACCGGTGCTAATCGCGCCTCGGCCGGCGGTGCAGCACCCGCCGCGGCCAGTGGCTCAACCAGCGTCTCCTCAACGGGCAGCGGTGCGTCCGCTGATGGTGCCGCTCAgtcacagcaacagcaacaggcgcCCGCATCAGCAGCAGTAGGAGCTGCCAGTGCAGTTGCCGGTGGCGCCCCAAACGTTGGCGTTcagggcaacaacagcagcagcaacagtggtAATGCAACTGCCGTCGCATCTGCTGTTGCATCGGCTCCAAATGCGCAGCAATCAAATGCGCCAGCAACTGTCGccggcggtggtggcggcggcggcggtggtagCGGTGGTGGCGTTgcggcagctgccacagcagcCGGCGCAATTGCCACAAGCAATGCTGGTGGCGCCAACATAACAG TTGAGTCCCACTTGTGTAACTCGCATAACCCATCAAGCTTGACGAAGACCCAGCGCAAGATCCGTTCCCAGACAGCTCAAGCCTATCAagaccaaaaacaaaaacaagatcAAATTCAAGTGCAGCAAGACGAAATCGAAACCCCAATCGCAACCATCTATAGATCCCGACCGAAACCGAACTTCGATTCGTTGCGGGGCCAAGTTGCGACGCAAAACTAA
- the sgg gene encoding protein kinase shaggy isoform X6, with product MLINRGSLLEGRDGSKITTVVATPGQGTDRVQEVSYTDTKVIGNGSFGVVFQAKLCDTGELVAIKKVLQDRRFKNRELQIMRRLEHCNIVKLLYFFYSSGEKRDEVFLNLVLEYIPETVYKVARQYAKTKQTIPINFIRLYMYQLFRSLAYIHSLGICHRDIKPQNLLLDPETAVLKLCDFGSAKQLLHGEPNVSYICSRYYRAPELIFGAINYTTKIDVWSAGCVLAELLLGQPIFPGDSGVDQLVEVIKVLGTPTREQIREMNPNYTEFKFPQIKSHPWQKVFRIRTPTEAINLVSQLLEYTPSARITPLKACAHPFFDELRMEGNHTLPNGRDMPPLFNFTEHELSIQPSLVPQLLPKHLQNAAHTTGANRASAGGAAPAAASGSTSVSSTGSGASADGAAQSQQQQQAPASAAVGAASAVAGGAPNVGVQGNNSSSNSGNATAVASAVASAPNAQQSNAPATVAGGGGGGGGGSGGGVAAAATAAGAIATSNAGGANITVESHLCNSHNPSSLTKTQRKIRSQTAQAYQDQKQKQDQIQVQQDEIETPIATIYRSRPKPNFDSLRGQVATQN from the exons GTCGTGATGGTTCCAAAATTACAACAGTCGTTGCAACGCCTGGCCAAGGCACCGATCGGGTTCAAGAAGTTTCCTATACAGATACAAAAGTTATCGGCAATGGCAGCTTTGGGGTCGTCTTTCAGGCGAAACTGTGCGACACCGGCGAATTGGTTgcaatcaaaaaagttttacaagACAGACGATTTAAG AACCGTGAATTGCAAATAATGCGCAGATTGGAGCATTGTAACATTGTAAAACTTTTATACTTTTTCTATTCGAGCGGTGAAAAG CGAGATGAAGTATTTTTGAATTTAGTCCTCGAATATATACCAGAAACTGTATACAAAGTGGCACGTCAATATGCCAAAACCAAGCAGACGATACCAATCAACTTTATACGG CTCTATATGTATCAATTGTTCAGAAGCTTGGCATACATTCATTCGCTGGGCATTTGCCATCGTGATATCAAGCCGCAGAACCTGCTGCTCGACCCGGAAACGGCCGTACTCAAGTTGTGCGATTTTGGCAGCgccaagcagctgctgcacggTGAGCCGAATGTCTCGTATATCTGCTCCCGGTATTATCGGGCCCCCGAGCTCATATTTGGCGCCATCAACTATACAACTAAGATCG ACGTGTGGAGTGCCGGTTGCGTTTTGGCCGAACTGCTTTTGGGACAACCCATATTTCCCGGCGATTCTGGTGTCGATCAACTGGTCGAGGTGATCAAAGTTTTGGGCACACCGACAAGAGAACAAATACGCGAAATGAATCCAAACTATACGGAATTCAAATTTCCGCAGATTAAAAGTCATCCATGGCAGAAA GTTTTCCGTATACGCACTCCGACAGAAGCTATCAACTTGGTGTCGCAGCTGCTCGAGTACACGCCCAGCGCCCGCATCACGCCGCTCAAGGCCTGTGCACATCCGTTCTTCGATGAGCTGCGCATGGAGGGCAATCACACCTTGCCCAATGGCCGCGACATGCCGCCACTATTTAACTTTACAGAGCATG AACTCTCGATACAGCCTAGCTTAGTGCCACAGTTGTTGCCAAAGCATCTGCAGAATGCAGCACACACAACCGGTGCTAATCGCGCCTCGGCCGGCGGTGCAGCACCCGCCGCGGCCAGTGGCTCAACCAGCGTCTCCTCAACGGGCAGCGGTGCGTCCGCTGATGGTGCCGCTCAgtcacagcaacagcaacaggcgcCCGCATCAGCAGCAGTAGGAGCTGCCAGTGCAGTTGCCGGTGGCGCCCCAAACGTTGGCGTTcagggcaacaacagcagcagcaacagtggtAATGCAACTGCCGTCGCATCTGCTGTTGCATCGGCTCCAAATGCGCAGCAATCAAATGCGCCAGCAACTGTCGccggcggtggtggcggcggcggcggtggtagCGGTGGTGGCGTTgcggcagctgccacagcagcCGGCGCAATTGCCACAAGCAATGCTGGTGGCGCCAACATAACAG TTGAGTCCCACTTGTGTAACTCGCATAACCCATCAAGCTTGACGAAGACCCAGCGCAAGATCCGTTCCCAGACAGCTCAAGCCTATCAagaccaaaaacaaaaacaagatcAAATTCAAGTGCAGCAAGACGAAATCGAAACCCCAATCGCAACCATCTATAGATCCCGACCGAAACCGAACTTCGATTCGTTGCGGGGCCAAGTTGCGACGCAAAACTAA
- the sgg gene encoding protein kinase shaggy isoform X8 encodes MRRLEHCNIVKLLYFFYSSGEKRDEVFLNLVLEYIPETVYKVARQYAKTKQTIPINFIRLYMYQLFRSLAYIHSLGICHRDIKPQNLLLDPETAVLKLCDFGSAKQLLHGEPNVSYICSRYYRAPELIFGAINYTTKIDVWSAGCVLAELLLGQPIFPGDSGVDQLVEVIKVLGTPTREQIREMNPNYTEFKFPQIKSHPWQKVFRIRTPTEAINLVSQLLEYTPSARITPLKACAHPFFDELRMEGNHTLPNGRDMPPLFNFTEHELSIQPSLVPQLLPKHLQNAAHTTGANRASAGGAAPAAASGSTSVSSTGSGASADGAAQSQQQQQAPASAAVGAASAVAGGAPNVGVQGNNSSSNSGNATAVASAVASAPNAQQSNAPATVAGGGGGGGGGSGGGVAAAATAAGAIATSNAGGANITVESHLCNSHNPSSLTKTQRKIRSQTAQAYQDQKQKQDQIQVQQDEIETPIATIYRSRPKPNFDSLRGQVATQN; translated from the exons ATGCGCAGATTGGAGCATTGTAACATTGTAAAACTTTTATACTTTTTCTATTCGAGCGGTGAAAAG CGAGATGAAGTATTTTTGAATTTAGTCCTCGAATATATACCAGAAACTGTATACAAAGTGGCACGTCAATATGCCAAAACCAAGCAGACGATACCAATCAACTTTATACGG CTCTATATGTATCAATTGTTCAGAAGCTTGGCATACATTCATTCGCTGGGCATTTGCCATCGTGATATCAAGCCGCAGAACCTGCTGCTCGACCCGGAAACGGCCGTACTCAAGTTGTGCGATTTTGGCAGCgccaagcagctgctgcacggTGAGCCGAATGTCTCGTATATCTGCTCCCGGTATTATCGGGCCCCCGAGCTCATATTTGGCGCCATCAACTATACAACTAAGATCG ACGTGTGGAGTGCCGGTTGCGTTTTGGCCGAACTGCTTTTGGGACAACCCATATTTCCCGGCGATTCTGGTGTCGATCAACTGGTCGAGGTGATCAAAGTTTTGGGCACACCGACAAGAGAACAAATACGCGAAATGAATCCAAACTATACGGAATTCAAATTTCCGCAGATTAAAAGTCATCCATGGCAGAAA GTTTTCCGTATACGCACTCCGACAGAAGCTATCAACTTGGTGTCGCAGCTGCTCGAGTACACGCCCAGCGCCCGCATCACGCCGCTCAAGGCCTGTGCACATCCGTTCTTCGATGAGCTGCGCATGGAGGGCAATCACACCTTGCCCAATGGCCGCGACATGCCGCCACTATTTAACTTTACAGAGCATG AACTCTCGATACAGCCTAGCTTAGTGCCACAGTTGTTGCCAAAGCATCTGCAGAATGCAGCACACACAACCGGTGCTAATCGCGCCTCGGCCGGCGGTGCAGCACCCGCCGCGGCCAGTGGCTCAACCAGCGTCTCCTCAACGGGCAGCGGTGCGTCCGCTGATGGTGCCGCTCAgtcacagcaacagcaacaggcgcCCGCATCAGCAGCAGTAGGAGCTGCCAGTGCAGTTGCCGGTGGCGCCCCAAACGTTGGCGTTcagggcaacaacagcagcagcaacagtggtAATGCAACTGCCGTCGCATCTGCTGTTGCATCGGCTCCAAATGCGCAGCAATCAAATGCGCCAGCAACTGTCGccggcggtggtggcggcggcggcggtggtagCGGTGGTGGCGTTgcggcagctgccacagcagcCGGCGCAATTGCCACAAGCAATGCTGGTGGCGCCAACATAACAG TTGAGTCCCACTTGTGTAACTCGCATAACCCATCAAGCTTGACGAAGACCCAGCGCAAGATCCGTTCCCAGACAGCTCAAGCCTATCAagaccaaaaacaaaaacaagatcAAATTCAAGTGCAGCAAGACGAAATCGAAACCCCAATCGCAACCATCTATAGATCCCGACCGAAACCGAACTTCGATTCGTTGCGGGGCCAAGTTGCGACGCAAAACTAA
- the HLH3B gene encoding uncharacterized protein HLH3B, which yields MAWLPSSSNGADNADERSTNSHSSSSSSANSTAGGGGGGGVSCVGGGRREESNINGSTRQPPALLRHATPYVQPKTESISDGDGDLSDFSLNDTEEEDDDLRDYIVLNGSQTDANRSLSNSPRSASGQNLFASGNLAPPANGGSSQTGGPGAGAGGVGLGLLNAVSGNAGTGGVRKVFTNTRERWRQQNVSGAFSELRKLVPTHPPDKKLSKNEILRSAIKYIKLLSGVLEWQQLQTPHSDEPNNNDKQMTNGHAGDALRHIKCERFDRDTSQRASTNDLLMIAPGAHIKTEHSQLTNYEEPPRICTATGTPAPPALILHVPGPVPPVSPSPVIVPLPGIAGVSVAASFKPATASRAGSKRRLKSTTESANSEPNLSHNPTHSQSKRRKP from the exons ATGGCCTGGCTTCCAAGCAGTTCGAATGGCGCGGATAATGCGGACGAGCGCAGTACAAACAGCCACTCAAGCTCCTCATCCTCGGCTAACAGCACAgcaggcggcggcggtggcggtggcgttTCCTGTGTTGGAGGCGGGAGGCGCGAGGAGAGCAACATCAATGGCAGCACGCGACAGCCACCAGCGCTGTTGCGTCATGCCACACCCTATGTACAGCCCAAGACGGAGTCCATCTCGGATGGAGACGGTGATCTATCGGATTTCTCGCTAAACGACACCGAGGAGGAAGACGACGATCTGCGTGACTATATTGTGCTCAACGGCAGCCAAACGGACG CGAATCGCTCCCTGTCCAACTCGCCACGCAGTGCCAGTGGCCAGAATCTCTTTGCCAGTGGAAATCTGGCGCCGCCGGCCAACGGCGGCAGCAGCCAAACTGGTGGACCAGGCGCTGGAGCTGGTGGTGTTGGATTGGGATTGCTCAATGCGGTATCTGGCAATGCTGGTACTGGAGGTGTGCGGAAGGTGTTCACCAACACGCGCGAGCGCTGGCGCCAGCAGAACGTGTCGGGCGCTTTTTCGGAGCTGCGCAAGCTGGTGCCCACACATCCGCCGGACAAGAAGCTGTCGAAGAACGAGATTCTGCGCTCGGCCATCAAGTACATCAAGCTGCTGTCGGGCGTACTGGAATGGCAGCAACTGCAGACGCCCCATTCCGACGagcccaacaacaacgacaagcaGATGACCAATGGCCATGCGGGCGACGCACTGCGTCACATCAAGTGTGAGCGCTTCGACAGGGATACCTCACAGCGGGCTAGCACCAATGATTTGCTCATGATTGCCCCAGGCGCCCATATCAAAACGGAGCACAGCCAGTTGACCAACTACGAAGAACCGCCTAGAATCTGCACGGCAACTGGCACGCCTGCACCGCCAGCGCTTATACTCCACGTACCTGGACCTGTGCCTCCAGTCTCGCCCTCGCCCGTGATTGTACCCTTGCCCGGAATCGCTGGTGTCTCCGTGGCGGCATCTTTTAAGCCTGCCACAGCCAGTAGAGCAGGCAGCAAGCGGCGCCTTAAGTCAACAACAGAGTCCGCAAACAGCGAACCGAACCTCAGCCACAACCCAACCCACAGCCAGAGTAAGCGACGCAAGCCATGA
- the LOC6632203 gene encoding uncharacterized protein, which produces MSYTNLHSYPVDGYQRVSYCRTASMRRIRDDGDNAAGDGVVISKDLILGCKPEKADDFRPFVFEPTWCVYIKAQDDVDMGRYVKRVTFRMSPRLPLRLHVADASPFEITEVLSTDFPLELQVDYLDPTMSPTTYMYKPNDVFDGKYNVDLRMNFQGHERRDKMFFMNPSPATQLTLTTPAPPLVTPTLPTKLKLRLAPPREAERTVKKPKPAKSSTPNSEESQLPTPNAEQNLIPFTTPNAPRPIFNVRLPALMEMSPDKP; this is translated from the coding sequence ATGAGCTACACGAATCTACATTCGTACCCGGTGGATGGCTACCAGCGCGTCAGCTACTGTCGGACAGCTTCCATGAGACGAATCAGGGACGATGGCGATAACGCCGCTGGGGACGGCGTTGTCATTTCAAAGGATCTGATCCTTGGGTGCAAGCCAGAGAAGGCCGACGACTTTAGGCCGTTTGTCTTTGAGCCGACGTGGTGCGTGTACATCAAGGCGCAGGACGATGTGGACATGGGCCGTTACGTGAAGCGGGTGACATTCCGGATGTCGCCGCGTCTGCCGCTGCGTCTGCATGTGGCTGATGCGTCGCCTTTCGAAATCACCGAAGTGCTAAGCACTGACTTTCCGCTGGAGCTGCAGGTGGACTACCTGGACCCAACCATGTCGCCCACAACTTATATGTACAAGCCGAACGATGTCTTTGATGGCAAATACAATGTGGATCTGCGAATGAATTTCCAGGGTCACGAGCGTCGGgacaaaatgttctttatgAATCCATCGCCTGCTACGCAGCTAACCCTAACGACACCTGCGCCGCCCTTGGTGACCCCAACTCTGCccacaaaattgaaattgcggCTGGCTCCGCCACGAGAAGCGGAGCGGACTGTAAAGAAGCCAAAACCTGCCAAGTCTTCCACTCCCAACTCGGAAGAGTCCCAATTGCCAACGCCAAATGCGGAGCAGAATTTGATTCCGTTTACTACGCCGAATGCACCCAGACCCATATTCAATGTGCGCCTGCCTGCGCTCATGGAAATGAGCCCAGACAAGCCCTAG
- the LOC116652038 gene encoding uncharacterized protein gives MDVTYDEWKQILAGLLAYVLAAIVAVPDYLLKLWQSFRRFYSKIYIFLNVFSITYGIMLCNIKIRIEQLALSYDQICALKLCALLWSLILAFLCYFGCLASKLILNQYRVQALARQRSRQLYNFNRQQQLKMQNRML, from the coding sequence ATGGATGTCACATACGATGAATGGAAGCAGATCCTGGCCGGACTCCTCGCTTACGTGCTTGCAGCTATTGTCGCAGTGCCCGATTACCTGCTCAAGTTGTGGCAGAGTTTTCGTAGATTCTATAGTAAGATCTATATCTTTCTAAATGTGTTTTCAATTACCTATGGCATTATGCTATGTAATATCAAAATAAGGATCGAGCAGCTGGCCCTGAGCTACGATCAAATCTGTGCATTGAAATTATGCGCTCTTCTATGGTCCCTGATATTGGCCTTCCTGTGCTACTTCGGCTGTCTGGCGTCTAAGCTCATACTCAACCAGTATCGAGTCCAGGCTCTGGCCAGGCAGCGGTCACGTCAACTCTACAACTTTAatcgccagcagcagctaaagaTGCAAAACCGCATGCTGTAG